A genomic stretch from Dehalococcoidales bacterium includes:
- a CDS encoding aspartate/glutamate racemase family protein yields the protein MRILIINPNTSTGMWKTIDGTAKRYALPDTEITTVNTADGPEFIANAADIAVQAPKVLHLVKQNLAEFDYFIIACGYDPGLEACRTVTGNVIGIGEAAILTACTVARRFSFLNSTEQSAAMVPDRLRSLGIDASRLASARAVGNSAEIVDKRNEMFEVYVETGQRCIDEDGAGALIFSCAGMSDIKERLEQRLKVPVIAGVISALRIAEQFSGVIDRPAGNKKG from the coding sequence ATGAGAATACTGATTATCAACCCCAATACTTCCACGGGAATGTGGAAAACAATAGACGGCACGGCGAAAAGGTACGCTCTGCCGGACACGGAGATAACCACCGTAAATACCGCCGATGGCCCGGAGTTTATCGCCAATGCCGCTGATATCGCGGTACAGGCGCCTAAAGTGTTGCACCTGGTGAAGCAGAACCTGGCGGAATTCGACTACTTTATTATCGCCTGCGGCTATGACCCGGGGCTGGAAGCCTGCCGGACGGTGACCGGAAACGTCATCGGAATCGGGGAAGCAGCCATTCTCACCGCCTGTACCGTTGCCCGGCGTTTTTCCTTCCTGAACTCGACGGAGCAGTCGGCTGCGATGGTGCCGGACAGGTTGCGTTCGCTCGGTATTGATGCCAGCCGCCTGGCTTCGGCGCGGGCGGTGGGCAACAGCGCCGAGATTGTGGACAAGAGAAACGAGATGTTCGAGGTCTACGTTGAGACCGGGCAAAGATGTATCGATGAGGATGGCGCCGGAGCACTCATCTTTAGCTGTGCCGGGATGAGCGACATCAAGGAACGCCTTGAGCAGCGCCTGAAGGTGCCGGTGATTGCCGGGGTCATCAGCGCCCTGAGAATCGCCGAGCAGTTTTCGGGAGTAATAGACCGGCCGGCAGGCAATAAAAAGGGGTAG
- a CDS encoding isochorismatase family protein: MTEQTRKRTWVEEHLPPDYLELAKTRHLPMPGRVGYGERPAILVIDMARAWTDPESPMGADMTDTIAHIKSLLDVARRTEPKIPIFFSLEGVYDPSLKGITEVHNRKRPHLAKQLVAGSPWLEIDHRLERQPDELIFTKEHGTCLSDSVLLRMLISNKCDTLIITGCSISFCVMATAYDAAQLGFHGIIPAEAVADRDPIMGWYMLLNLDWKVVDVEPVAEVIEYLKRFLKK, translated from the coding sequence ATGACTGAACAAACACGGAAAAGGACCTGGGTCGAGGAACACCTGCCGCCGGACTACCTGGAACTGGCGAAAACGAGGCACCTGCCGATGCCGGGACGCGTCGGCTACGGGGAACGCCCGGCAATCCTGGTCATTGACATGGCCAGAGCCTGGACGGACCCGGAATCGCCGATGGGCGCCGATATGACCGATACCATCGCCCATATTAAAAGCCTCCTCGATGTCGCCCGCCGTACCGAGCCCAAAATACCCATTTTCTTCAGCCTGGAAGGTGTCTACGACCCCAGCCTCAAGGGAATTACCGAAGTCCACAACCGCAAGAGGCCTCACCTCGCCAAACAACTGGTCGCCGGTAGCCCGTGGCTGGAAATCGACCATCGACTTGAGCGCCAGCCGGACGAGCTCATCTTCACCAAGGAGCACGGCACCTGTCTGAGCGACTCCGTGCTGCTGAGGATGCTGATTTCCAACAAGTGCGATACGCTGATTATCACCGGCTGCAGCATCAGCTTCTGCGTCATGGCTACCGCCTATGATGCCGCCCAGCTCGGCTTTCATGGCATCATCCCCGCAGAAGCGGTAGCTGACCGCGACCCTATCATGGGCTGGTACATGCTGCTCAACCTCGACTGGAAGGTGGTTGACGTGGAGCCGGTGGCGGAAGTTATCGAGTACCTGAAACGGTTCCTGAAGAAGTAA
- a CDS encoding amino acid racemase, whose protein sequence is MSKRDKIVGILGGMGPESTAELFLRIIKATPVKREQEHLRIIIDNNPGIPDRTRAILNKGQSPLEEMVSTALNLERAGAELIAIPCNTAHYWLDDLRQRVSVPVIDMISETSDYVSTRFSVIKKVGLLATSGTVEAELYQGRLKPRVVLLPDSESQAALMDVIYGEGGIKLGFTEGVAQERALSIAQALVGGGTQALILGCTEISLVLAGEDIGVPLIDPLQVLAEAVVREARHTGKI, encoded by the coding sequence ATGAGTAAACGGGACAAGATTGTCGGTATTCTGGGCGGTATGGGGCCTGAGTCCACTGCCGAGCTATTCCTGAGGATAATCAAAGCCACGCCGGTAAAGAGAGAGCAGGAGCACCTCAGAATTATCATCGATAACAACCCCGGAATACCTGACCGTACCCGGGCGATACTGAATAAAGGTCAGAGTCCCCTTGAGGAGATGGTCAGCACTGCCCTCAACCTGGAGCGGGCCGGGGCTGAGCTAATCGCTATCCCCTGCAACACCGCCCACTACTGGCTGGATGACCTTCGCCAGAGGGTGTCTGTACCTGTGATTGATATGATTTCAGAGACGTCGGATTATGTCTCTACCCGTTTTTCCGTGATTAAGAAGGTGGGACTGCTGGCAACAAGCGGTACCGTAGAGGCAGAACTATACCAGGGCAGGTTAAAGCCGAGAGTAGTTCTGCTGCCCGATAGTGAGTCCCAGGCAGCCCTGATGGATGTCATTTACGGGGAGGGCGGCATCAAGCTGGGCTTTACGGAAGGGGTGGCACAGGAGAGGGCGTTGAGCATCGCGCAAGCACTGGTGGGTGGCGGCACCCAGGCGCTTATCCTCGGCTGTACCGAGATTTCCCTGGTTCTTGCCGGTGAGGACATCGGCGTGCCCCTGATAGACCCCCTTCAGGTGCTGGCGGAGGCGGTTGTCCGGGAAGCCCGGCATACCGGGAAGATATAA
- the corA gene encoding magnesium/cobalt transporter CorA: MSCQAYYLTADGELRRGLPNEQVQSGLESGQGLLWIDIDGTTTGDGEFLQQIFKFHPLAVEDCLSTKIHPPKVDDFGAYLFVIVHGINHAVESEVVETAELAIFIGSNFVVSNHNFPMYSVEAVRSSVESDGRPMRKGADFLAHALIDALIDNVMPTIDRITEIAQEIEEEIIREPQQSTLEDILKLKRSTVHIHRVMAPQREVLNRMSRGDFRVIRDDARFFYRDVYDHIVRIEDLNQTVRDMTDNALSTYLSSIANRQNEVMKVLSIVAAIFLPLTLVVGIYGMNFENMPELKTPWGYYAVLGFIGFAIIVMLWQFRHHGWIKWGRPRLTRVKLFTVDREKLVGYMGFRKRIPQEKQTAAHEE; the protein is encoded by the coding sequence ATGTCCTGTCAAGCATACTATCTGACTGCCGATGGTGAACTGCGCCGCGGTCTCCCCAATGAACAGGTCCAGAGCGGACTGGAATCCGGACAGGGCCTGCTCTGGATTGATATTGACGGCACCACCACCGGGGACGGCGAGTTCCTGCAACAGATATTCAAATTTCATCCCCTGGCGGTTGAGGACTGCCTGAGCACCAAGATTCACCCGCCCAAGGTGGATGACTTCGGGGCGTACCTCTTCGTCATCGTCCACGGCATCAATCACGCCGTGGAATCGGAGGTAGTGGAAACTGCGGAACTGGCAATCTTCATCGGTTCCAATTTCGTGGTCAGCAACCACAATTTCCCAATGTACAGTGTTGAAGCTGTCAGAAGCTCGGTGGAAAGCGATGGACGCCCGATGAGGAAGGGGGCTGACTTCCTGGCACACGCCCTGATTGACGCCCTGATTGACAACGTCATGCCTACCATTGACAGGATAACCGAAATCGCCCAGGAAATTGAAGAGGAAATAATACGGGAGCCGCAGCAGTCCACATTGGAAGATATCCTCAAGCTCAAACGCTCGACAGTGCACATCCACCGAGTCATGGCTCCGCAACGCGAGGTATTGAACCGCATGAGCCGGGGTGACTTCCGGGTTATCCGGGATGACGCCAGGTTCTTTTACCGGGATGTTTATGACCACATCGTACGTATTGAAGACCTCAACCAGACGGTACGGGATATGACCGACAACGCCCTGTCCACGTACTTATCCTCAATAGCCAACCGCCAGAATGAAGTAATGAAGGTGCTCTCCATAGTCGCCGCCATTTTCCTGCCCCTGACGCTGGTAGTGGGTATTTATGGCATGAACTTCGAGAACATGCCGGAGTTGAAAACGCCCTGGGGGTATTATGCAGTACTGGGCTTCATCGGCTTCGCCATTATCGTCATGCTGTGGCAGTTCCGGCACCACGGCTGGATAAAGTGGGGACGTCCGAGGCTCACCAGGGTAAAACTTTTTACCGTCGACCGTGAAAAGCTTGTCGGCTACATGGGGTTCCGGAAGAGGATACCTCAAGAAAAACAGACTGCGGCACATGAAGAGTAG
- a CDS encoding NAD(P)-dependent oxidoreductase: MKPVIGFIGLGNMGTPMAQNLLEAGYSLVVYDISEKTMEDLVKSGAESASSPREVARRSPVIITMLPGSAEVEAVVLGADGLVEGAESGSIVIDMSSSYPSSTRMISQRLAAKGIRMLDAPVSGGTRGAREGTLSILVGGNEQDYNECHPIFETMGKNIYYIGETGTGHAVKALNNLCSACSMVITSEVLVTATRLGLSPDKVIEVINASSGRSWSTQFKFPTFVLNDAFNSGFSINLMNKDLGIALDLGRELNIPMFVGAEVQQIYNHAVSQGYGEECHTAVVKVIEDWGGVKVRSRKS, from the coding sequence ATGAAACCTGTAATCGGCTTTATTGGACTGGGCAACATGGGCACCCCGATGGCGCAGAACCTGCTTGAGGCGGGTTACTCACTGGTTGTCTATGACATCAGTGAGAAGACGATGGAAGACCTGGTAAAATCAGGGGCGGAGTCAGCCTCCTCACCTCGCGAAGTTGCCCGCCGCAGCCCGGTGATAATCACCATGCTGCCCGGTTCGGCTGAAGTGGAGGCAGTGGTGCTCGGCGCGGATGGGTTGGTTGAGGGGGCTGAGTCTGGTTCCATTGTCATCGATATGAGCAGCTCCTACCCCTCCAGCACCCGGATGATTTCCCAACGGCTGGCGGCAAAGGGTATCAGGATGCTGGACGCCCCCGTCAGCGGGGGTACCAGAGGCGCCCGCGAGGGCACCTTGTCCATCCTGGTCGGCGGCAATGAACAGGACTACAATGAATGCCACCCCATCTTCGAAACCATGGGCAAAAACATTTACTACATCGGGGAAACAGGCACCGGGCATGCGGTGAAGGCGCTGAACAACCTCTGCTCAGCCTGCAGCATGGTCATCACCTCGGAGGTGCTGGTCACCGCCACCAGATTGGGGCTATCTCCGGACAAGGTCATCGAGGTCATCAACGCCAGCAGCGGCCGGAGCTGGTCCACTCAGTTCAAATTTCCCACCTTTGTCCTCAATGACGCCTTCAACTCCGGCTTCAGCATCAACCTGATGAACAAAGACCTAGGAATCGCGCTTGACCTGGGTCGCGAACTGAACATTCCCATGTTTGTCGGCGCGGAAGTCCAGCAGATTTATAACCATGCCGTCAGTCAGGGATACGGCGAAGAATGCCACACCGCCGTTGTCAAAGTAATTGAGGACTGGGGTGGCGTCAAGGTGAGAAGCCGGAAGAGTTAA
- a CDS encoding FAD-dependent oxidoreductase, with amino-acid sequence MNATSFKKLFEPFRIGRMTLKNRIVLPPMGTNYAAEDGQVSQRLIDYYEARAQGGAGLIIVEGTAPDTQCHSPHQPSLGDDRYLDGWRKLADTIHRHGAKAAVQLHHSSRETWNGEPVQVGPSPVTVPARIMGVYGKIPHELTTGEIRERVQWFATASVRAKQAGFDGVEIHGAHQYLIASFLSSATNQRQDEYGGSVENKARFLIEIIQAIKQAVGPDYPVWTRINGQEYGVENGVTIEETRQVVPLTVKAGAQAVHVSAYAAGSYVTKAPIADTEGFLVPLAEEVKKVTSVPVIAVGRLDLEIGERILEEGKADLIAIGRRLMADPALPRKAAEGSMDEIDPCIGCMECIDRPRPRGQGVSCTINAAMGREREYRIEPAKKVKTVVVVGGGPAGIEAARVAALRGHRVTLFEKESRLGGLLNIAALPPYKGDIIPWVSYQVRQVQQAGADIRLNTAATPGLVAEIRPDAVIVATGATPIIPDIPGVDGTNVVTAQDVLSGKASAAQDVVIIGGGMVGCETGHYLAEKGKTVTIIEILPRIAADVPPMVRRRLIDGLRGKRVTMLTGANTQAITGDGVTFTTGEGKRETIKADTVIVAVGSQSNNDLLTEITGKVPEVHCIGDSSQPRRIVDAVSEGYRTGLLL; translated from the coding sequence ATGAATGCGACCAGTTTTAAGAAACTATTTGAGCCATTCCGGATAGGGCGGATGACCCTGAAGAACCGCATTGTCCTGCCCCCGATGGGCACCAACTACGCCGCCGAGGACGGACAGGTTAGCCAGCGACTCATTGACTACTACGAGGCACGGGCACAGGGGGGCGCCGGGCTGATTATTGTTGAAGGCACTGCCCCTGATACGCAATGCCACAGCCCGCACCAGCCGTCACTGGGTGACGACCGCTACCTCGATGGCTGGCGGAAACTGGCGGATACCATTCACCGGCACGGGGCTAAAGCCGCCGTGCAGCTGCACCACTCAAGTAGAGAAACATGGAATGGCGAGCCGGTACAGGTAGGTCCATCTCCGGTAACAGTCCCGGCCCGGATTATGGGCGTATACGGGAAAATACCTCACGAACTGACCACCGGTGAAATCAGGGAGAGGGTGCAGTGGTTTGCCACGGCGTCAGTACGGGCAAAGCAGGCCGGTTTTGACGGAGTAGAGATACACGGCGCTCACCAGTACCTCATCGCTTCCTTCCTCTCTTCCGCCACCAACCAGCGCCAGGACGAATACGGAGGCAGCGTCGAAAACAAGGCCCGCTTTCTCATCGAGATTATCCAAGCGATTAAACAGGCGGTGGGCCCGGACTACCCGGTATGGACCCGCATCAACGGCCAGGAATACGGCGTGGAGAACGGCGTCACTATCGAAGAGACACGGCAGGTAGTACCGCTGACGGTAAAGGCGGGCGCTCAGGCGGTGCACGTATCCGCCTATGCCGCCGGATCTTATGTCACTAAAGCCCCCATCGCCGATACCGAAGGTTTTCTGGTACCGCTGGCCGAGGAAGTCAAGAAGGTCACCAGTGTTCCGGTCATCGCTGTCGGTAGACTTGACCTTGAAATCGGAGAGCGGATTCTGGAAGAAGGCAAAGCTGACCTCATTGCCATTGGCCGACGGCTGATGGCTGACCCCGCTTTGCCCCGCAAAGCTGCTGAAGGCAGTATGGATGAGATTGACCCCTGCATCGGCTGCATGGAGTGCATCGACCGTCCGCGCCCCCGCGGTCAGGGAGTAAGCTGTACCATCAATGCCGCCATGGGTAGAGAGCGCGAGTACCGGATTGAACCGGCCAAAAAGGTGAAGACCGTGGTGGTGGTTGGCGGCGGCCCGGCCGGGATAGAAGCCGCCCGGGTAGCCGCGCTGAGAGGGCACCGGGTCACCCTGTTCGAGAAAGAGTCCCGGCTGGGAGGCCTGCTCAACATCGCCGCCCTGCCGCCCTACAAGGGCGATATTATCCCCTGGGTCAGCTACCAGGTGAGACAGGTACAGCAAGCCGGTGCGGACATCAGGCTGAACACCGCCGCCACCCCCGGGCTTGTAGCTGAAATAAGACCGGACGCGGTCATTGTGGCTACCGGGGCTACCCCCATCATCCCCGACATTCCCGGCGTCGACGGGACCAATGTCGTCACCGCCCAGGACGTCCTCTCCGGAAAAGCAAGCGCGGCACAGGATGTTGTCATCATCGGCGGCGGGATGGTCGGCTGTGAAACCGGGCACTACCTGGCTGAGAAGGGCAAGACGGTGACCATCATTGAAATCCTTCCCCGCATCGCCGCCGATGTGCCCCCGATGGTAAGGCGCCGCCTCATCGACGGGCTGCGCGGTAAGCGGGTTACAATGCTGACCGGAGCCAACACGCAGGCAATAACCGGAGACGGGGTAACTTTCACTACCGGTGAAGGGAAGCGGGAGACCATCAAGGCTGATACCGTGATAGTGGCGGTCGGCTCTCAGTCAAATAATGATTTACTGACCGAAATAACAGGTAAAGTGCCTGAAGTGCATTGTATCGGTGATTCCTCTCAACCACGCCGTATTGTGGATGCCGTCAGTGAGGGCTACCGTACCGGGCTATTACTGTAG
- a CDS encoding dihydrolipoyl dehydrogenase, translating to MKDYDVIVVGSGSGASIANVAASEELKVAMIDKGPLIGGTCLNLGCIPSKMLIYPADRIVEIQESQKLGITADIKSIDFRSIMERMRQSRHESQHHIREGIIQVKNLDFFEGAGHFVADHTIEVNGEQLKGKRIFIASGSRPFIPPIKGLDSVDYLTNESVLELKEKPDSLIIIGGGYIAVEYGHFFAAMGTKVTILEMASRLVLSEEPEIAEVLKKALGKRMAVHTGTQAEEVKSTASGITVITVDKKSGKKREFSAQQIMMAVGRSSNADLLKVEKSGIELDNRGFIKVNEYLETSMKNIYAVGDANGQQMFTHMANREVSIVVQNVFYGADLKVDYTVVPHAVYSHPQIASVGLGEENAGKDYDIIVGRTPYFDTARGKAMVEKDGYAKVILDKETERILGFHIIGPQAPVLIQEVVNAMTSGGHISEIDQGIHIHPALSELIPFTLNNL from the coding sequence ATGAAAGATTATGATGTTATCGTCGTCGGTTCCGGGTCTGGAGCTTCTATCGCTAATGTGGCAGCATCGGAAGAGCTGAAGGTTGCCATGATAGATAAAGGCCCATTAATCGGCGGCACCTGCCTCAACCTCGGCTGCATCCCTTCCAAAATGCTGATATACCCGGCTGACCGGATAGTGGAAATACAGGAGAGCCAAAAGCTGGGCATTACCGCCGATATTAAGAGCATTGACTTTCGCTCCATAATGGAACGCATGAGGCAGAGTCGGCATGAGAGCCAGCACCACATCAGGGAAGGTATTATACAGGTCAAAAACCTTGACTTCTTTGAAGGCGCGGGGCACTTTGTCGCCGACCATACTATCGAGGTCAACGGAGAGCAACTAAAAGGAAAGCGAATCTTCATCGCCTCCGGTTCACGACCCTTCATACCCCCGATAAAAGGCCTGGACAGTGTCGACTACCTTACCAACGAATCCGTACTGGAACTGAAAGAGAAGCCGGACAGTCTAATCATTATCGGCGGCGGCTATATCGCCGTTGAGTACGGGCACTTCTTTGCCGCCATGGGCACGAAAGTGACCATCCTGGAAATGGCCAGCCGGCTGGTGCTCTCCGAGGAACCGGAAATCGCCGAAGTCCTGAAAAAGGCTCTGGGCAAGCGCATGGCCGTCCATACCGGTACCCAGGCTGAAGAAGTAAAGTCAACAGCCAGCGGGATAACGGTGATTACGGTCGATAAGAAGAGCGGAAAAAAGAGGGAGTTCTCCGCGCAGCAGATTATGATGGCCGTGGGCAGAAGCTCCAATGCCGACCTCCTCAAAGTGGAGAAAAGCGGAATCGAGCTGGACAACCGGGGCTTTATCAAGGTCAATGAATACCTGGAGACGAGCATGAAGAATATCTACGCGGTGGGAGATGCCAACGGGCAGCAGATGTTCACCCACATGGCTAACCGGGAGGTTTCTATTGTGGTGCAAAACGTATTTTACGGCGCTGACCTGAAGGTGGACTATACCGTTGTGCCCCACGCCGTATACTCCCACCCGCAAATTGCCTCGGTCGGTCTCGGTGAAGAGAATGCCGGGAAAGACTATGATATTATTGTGGGCAGGACGCCGTACTTTGATACCGCCAGGGGGAAAGCCATGGTAGAGAAAGATGGTTATGCCAAGGTTATCCTGGATAAAGAAACCGAGCGTATACTGGGCTTTCACATCATCGGACCGCAGGCTCCGGTACTTATTCAAGAGGTGGTCAACGCGATGACCTCCGGCGGGCACATCTCTGAGATTGACCAGGGCATCCACATCCATCCCGCCCTCTCAGAACTGATACCGTTTACGCTCAATAACCTTTGA